From Eubalaena glacialis isolate mEubGla1 chromosome 17, mEubGla1.1.hap2.+ XY, whole genome shotgun sequence, a single genomic window includes:
- the FSBP gene encoding fibrinogen silencer-binding protein, translated as MVGKARSSNFTLSEKLDLLKLVKPYVKILEEHTNKHSVIVEKNRCWDIIAVNYNASGVDRPPRTAQGLRTLYKRLKEYAKQELLQQKETQSDFKSNISEPTKKVMEMIPQISSFCLIRDRNHIQSANLDEEAQAGTSSLQVLLDHHPVAITVEVKQEEDIKPPPPLVLNSQQSDTLEQREEHELVHVMERSLSPSLSSVDMRMTSSPSSIPRRDDIFRHESGENFRSQLGYDPQILQMLKEEHQIILENQKNFGLYVQEKRDGLKRRQQLEEELLRAKIEVEKLKAVRLRHDLSEYNSL; from the exons ATGGTAGGAAAAGCTAGATCTTCCAATTTTACCTTATCTGAAAAGCTTGATTTGTTAAAGCTTGTGAAGCCATATGTTAAAATTCTGGAAGAACACACTAACAAACATTCAGtaatagtggaaaagaatagatgttgGGATATCATAGCAGTTAACTATAATGCAAGTGGAGTAGACCGCCCTCCTCGAACAGCGCAGGGCCTACGCACTCTTTACAAAAGGCTCAAAGAATATGCCAAACAGGAGCTATTGCAGCAAAAAGAGACCCAATCAGATTTTAAAAGCAATATTTCTGAGCCAACCAAGAAAGTTATGGAGATGATTCCCCAGATTTCCAGTTTTTGCCTGATAAGAGACAGGAACCACATACAAAG TGCAAACTTGGATGAGGAAGCACAGGCTGGTACAAGTTCACTACAGGTATTGTTGGACCACCATCCAGTTGCTATTACAGTGGAGGTGAAGCAAGAAGAAGACATTAAGCCCCCTCCTCCACTGGTTTTAAATTCTCAACAGAGTGATACTTTAGAGCAAAGAGAAGAACATGAATTAGTACATGTTATGGAAAGATCTTTGTCACCGTCACTTTCCTCTGTTGATATGAGAATGACATCGTCTCCATCTTCTATCCCAAGGAGAGATGATATTTTTCGGCATGAAAGTGGAGAAAATTTTAGGTCACAGTTAGGGTATGATCCTCAGATTCTGCAAATGCTGAAAGAGGAGCATCagataattttagaaaatcaaaaaaattttggATTATATGTTCAGGAGAAGAGGGATGGCTTGAAAAGAAGGCAGCAGCTAGAGGAAGAGCTGCTAAGAGCAAAAATTGAAGTGGAGAAGCTGAAAGCAGTTCGCTTACGGCATGATCTATCTGAATATAATAGTCTCTAA